A window from Synechococcus sp. RSCCF101 encodes these proteins:
- the trmFO gene encoding FADH(2)-oxidizing methylenetetrahydrofolate--tRNA-(uracil(54)-C(5))-methyltransferase TrmFO: protein MSTAASVLVVGAGLAGTEAAWQIAAAGVDVELVEMRPLQRSPAHHSDQAAELVCSNSFGARSSDRAAGLLQEELRRLGSLVISTADHHAVPAGGALAVDRGHFSGDLTRRLADHPRIQFRRAEQRQLPEEGRIAVLASGPLTSDPLAEQLRAFTGREDCHFFDAASPIVQGESIDMAVAFRASRYDRGDADYINCPLSREQYGAFREALLNAEQAPLKDFEQDTARFFEGCLPIEELARRGEDTMRYGPLKPIGLWDPRWGDVNDRDLRRARRAHAVVQLRQEDRAGRLWNLVGFQTNLRWGEQQRVLRLIPGLERAEFVRFGVMHRNTFLESPELLSPTLQFRRRPSLLAAGQITGTEGYAAAVAGGWLAGTNAARLVLGLEPIVLPRTTMMGALTHFVSEGSAGGKGSFQPMPPNFALMPPLPERVRDKRARYGSYRDRALRDLDTGPVPAAMRSMPAATGGHGEAA from the coding sequence GTGAGCACCGCTGCTTCGGTCCTGGTGGTGGGTGCCGGCCTGGCCGGCACGGAGGCCGCCTGGCAGATCGCGGCTGCCGGGGTGGATGTGGAGCTGGTGGAGATGCGCCCGCTGCAGCGCTCGCCGGCCCACCATTCCGACCAGGCGGCCGAACTGGTCTGCAGCAACAGCTTCGGTGCCCGCTCCAGCGACCGGGCTGCCGGCCTGCTGCAGGAGGAACTGCGCCGACTCGGCTCGCTGGTGATCAGCACCGCCGACCATCACGCCGTACCGGCCGGTGGCGCCCTGGCGGTGGATCGCGGCCACTTCAGCGGCGACCTGACCCGCCGGCTGGCGGATCACCCCCGCATCCAGTTCCGGCGCGCGGAACAGCGGCAGCTGCCCGAGGAGGGCCGGATCGCGGTGCTGGCCTCCGGACCGCTCACCAGTGACCCTCTGGCCGAGCAGCTGAGGGCCTTCACCGGCCGCGAGGACTGCCACTTCTTCGATGCCGCCAGCCCGATCGTGCAGGGCGAGAGCATCGACATGGCGGTGGCCTTCCGCGCCTCCCGCTACGACCGCGGCGATGCCGACTACATCAACTGTCCCCTCAGCCGCGAGCAGTACGGCGCCTTCCGCGAGGCCCTGCTGAACGCCGAGCAGGCCCCCCTCAAGGACTTCGAGCAGGACACGGCCCGCTTCTTCGAGGGCTGCCTGCCGATCGAGGAACTCGCCCGCCGCGGCGAGGACACCATGCGCTACGGGCCGCTGAAGCCGATCGGCCTCTGGGATCCGCGCTGGGGCGACGTGAACGACCGCGATCTGCGCCGGGCCCGGCGGGCTCACGCGGTGGTCCAGCTGCGCCAGGAGGACCGGGCCGGACGGCTCTGGAATCTGGTGGGCTTCCAGACCAACCTCCGCTGGGGCGAACAGCAGCGGGTGCTGCGGCTGATCCCCGGCCTGGAGCGGGCCGAGTTCGTGCGGTTCGGGGTGATGCACCGCAACACCTTTCTCGAATCGCCCGAGCTGCTCTCCCCCACCCTCCAGTTCCGGCGGCGCCCATCGCTGCTGGCCGCCGGTCAGATCACCGGCACCGAAGGGTATGCCGCCGCCGTGGCCGGCGGCTGGCTGGCCGGCACCAATGCGGCACGGCTGGTGCTGGGCCTCGAGCCGATCGTGCTGCCGCGGACCACGATGATGGGCGCCCTGACCCACTTCGTGAGCGAGGGATCGGCCGGGGGCAAGGGCAGCTTCCAGCCCATGCCGCCCAACTTCGCCCTGATGCCTCCCCTGCCGGAGCGCGTCCGCGACAAGCGCGCCCGCTACGGCTCCTACCGCGACAGGGCCCTGCGGGATCTGGACACCGGTCCGGTCCCGGCGGCGATGCGGTCCATGCCCGCGGCGACCGGCGGCCATGGTGAGGCAGCTTGA
- a CDS encoding photosystem II protein Y yields MDLRLLIVAFPVLLALGWALFNIGRAAVGQLQMMLDRPRA; encoded by the coding sequence ATGGACCTCCGGCTGCTGATCGTTGCCTTTCCGGTGCTGCTGGCCCTCGGCTGGGCGCTGTTCAACATCGGCCGGGCCGCCGTGGGCCAGCTGCAGATGATGCTCGACCGCCCACGCGCCTGA
- a CDS encoding gamma carbonic anhydrase family protein: MRAAPWPEPTIDPEAWVAPQALVVGDVTLEAGASLWPMAVARGDLSAIHVGAGSNVQDGAVLHGDPDQPVRIGADVTVGHRAVIHGATLADGCLIGIGAVVLNGVHVGEGALVAAGAVVTRDVPERTLVAGVPALSRREISAADAEKQRQHARHYSELARLHRSAG, encoded by the coding sequence ATGCGCGCCGCACCCTGGCCGGAACCGACCATCGATCCGGAGGCCTGGGTGGCGCCCCAGGCGCTGGTGGTGGGCGATGTGACCCTCGAGGCAGGAGCCAGTCTCTGGCCGATGGCGGTGGCTCGCGGCGATCTGAGCGCCATCCATGTGGGCGCCGGCAGCAATGTGCAGGATGGGGCCGTGCTGCACGGCGATCCGGACCAGCCGGTGCGGATCGGCGCCGATGTGACCGTGGGGCACCGGGCGGTGATTCATGGGGCGACCCTGGCCGATGGCTGCCTGATCGGCATCGGTGCCGTGGTCCTGAACGGAGTGCACGTGGGCGAAGGCGCCCTGGTGGCCGCCGGTGCGGTGGTGACGCGGGATGTGCCCGAGCGCACCCTGGTGGCCGGGGTTCCGGCGCTGAGCCGGCGGGAGATCAGCGCGGCGGATGCCGAGAAGCAGCGGCAGCACGCACGGCATTACAGCGAGCTGGCGCGGCTGCACCGCAGCGCCGGGTGA
- the arsJ gene encoding organoarsenical effux MFS transporter ArsJ produces MASALRLARPLSNLQQYAIVTANYWAFTLTDGALRMLVVFHFHELGYSTLEIAFLFLFYEFFGILTNLTGGWIGARYGLRLTLWVGTLLQILALLMLVPVAATWPKLLSVAYVMVAQAISGIAKDLNKMSAKSAIKTVVPETPGASRGDRQLFHWVAVLTGSKNALKGVGFFLGGLLLTLVGFNAAVAWMAAGLSLAFLLTLVLPDGMGRMKRKPAFSSLLSKSRGINVLSLARFFLFGARDVWFVVALPVFLGSALGWRFWEVGGFMGLWLVGYGIVQGAAPGIRRLWGSSEAPGPSAVTFWSAVLSAVPALIAVALWRSSDPGVAITAGLAGFGVVFAMNSSIHSYMVLAYTDAEQVSLNVGFYYMANAAGRLAGTLLSGGVFLLGGGGSGGMQACLWCSTLLVLASWMVSLRLPSPQSQREALA; encoded by the coding sequence ATGGCTTCAGCGCTCCGGCTGGCCCGACCCCTCTCCAACCTGCAGCAATACGCCATCGTCACGGCCAATTACTGGGCCTTCACCCTCACCGATGGAGCGCTGCGCATGCTGGTGGTGTTCCACTTCCATGAGCTGGGCTACTCCACGCTGGAGATCGCGTTTCTGTTTCTCTTCTACGAATTCTTCGGCATCCTCACCAACCTCACCGGCGGCTGGATCGGTGCCCGCTACGGCCTGAGGCTGACGCTCTGGGTCGGAACGCTGCTGCAGATCCTGGCCCTGCTGATGCTCGTTCCCGTGGCCGCCACCTGGCCGAAGCTGCTCAGCGTCGCCTACGTGATGGTGGCTCAGGCCATCAGCGGCATCGCCAAGGATCTCAACAAGATGAGTGCCAAGAGCGCCATCAAGACCGTGGTGCCCGAAACACCGGGCGCCAGCCGGGGCGACCGACAGCTGTTCCACTGGGTGGCGGTGCTGACCGGCTCCAAGAACGCGCTCAAGGGCGTGGGGTTCTTCCTCGGTGGCCTGCTGCTCACCCTGGTGGGATTCAACGCCGCGGTGGCCTGGATGGCGGCAGGCCTGTCGCTGGCGTTCCTGCTCACCTTGGTGCTTCCCGACGGCATGGGCCGGATGAAGCGCAAGCCGGCCTTCAGCAGCCTGCTCTCGAAATCCAGAGGCATCAATGTGCTCTCCCTGGCCCGCTTCTTTCTCTTCGGTGCGCGAGACGTCTGGTTCGTGGTGGCCCTGCCGGTGTTTCTCGGCTCCGCCCTCGGCTGGCGCTTCTGGGAGGTGGGCGGCTTCATGGGCCTCTGGCTGGTGGGCTACGGCATCGTTCAGGGCGCCGCACCCGGCATCCGCCGGCTCTGGGGCAGCAGCGAGGCTCCGGGGCCGAGCGCCGTGACGTTCTGGAGTGCTGTTCTGAGCGCCGTGCCGGCCCTGATCGCCGTGGCGCTCTGGCGCAGCAGTGACCCTGGCGTGGCGATCACCGCAGGACTGGCCGGCTTCGGCGTGGTCTTCGCCATGAATTCCTCGATCCACTCCTACATGGTTCTCGCCTACACCGATGCCGAGCAGGTGAGCCTGAATGTGGGCTTCTATTACATGGCCAACGCCGCCGGCCGACTCGCCGGCACCCTCCTTTCCGGTGGGGTGTTCCTGCTCGGTGGTGGCGGCAGCGGCGGCATGCAGGCCTGCCTGTGGTGCTCCACGCTGCTGGTGCTGGCCTCCTGGATGGTGAGCCTGCGGCTGCCCTCACCGCAGTCGCAGCGGGAGGCTCTGGCCTGA
- a CDS encoding ArsJ-associated glyceraldehyde-3-phosphate dehydrogenase, whose amino-acid sequence MPIASSRRQRLAINGFGRIGRLVLRALWEREGIEVVHVNDPGGDAAAASHLLEFDSVHGRWRRTIEADAAGFRIDGQGVSWSRSADPAAVPWRDMGVDLVLECSGRFKTADALEPYFERAGLSRVLVACPVKGQIAGAEALNIVYGINHQSYDPARHRLVTAASCTTNCLAPVVQVVHRSFGIRHGAITTLHDVTNTQVPIDTFKGDLRRARSSLQSLIPTSTGSARAIGLIFPELQGRLNGHAVRVPLLNASLTDAVFELERPVTAEQVNDAFREAAAGALKGILGVEERPLVSVDFLNDSRSAIVDALSTLVVNGTQLKVYTWYDNEWGYSCRMADLAVHLAAADADGAAGAAQPVAAAAVVGG is encoded by the coding sequence ATGCCCATCGCTTCCTCTCGGCGCCAGCGTCTGGCCATCAACGGCTTCGGACGCATCGGCCGTCTCGTGCTGCGAGCCCTCTGGGAGCGGGAGGGCATCGAGGTGGTCCACGTCAACGATCCCGGCGGCGATGCCGCCGCTGCGTCCCATCTGCTGGAGTTCGATTCGGTGCATGGCCGCTGGCGCCGGACGATCGAGGCCGACGCCGCCGGCTTCCGCATCGATGGTCAGGGGGTCAGCTGGAGCCGGAGCGCCGATCCCGCCGCCGTTCCCTGGCGGGACATGGGGGTGGACCTGGTGCTCGAGTGCAGCGGACGCTTCAAGACAGCCGACGCCCTGGAGCCCTACTTCGAACGGGCCGGTCTGTCCCGGGTGCTCGTGGCCTGCCCGGTCAAGGGCCAGATCGCCGGCGCCGAAGCCCTGAACATCGTTTACGGGATCAACCACCAGAGCTACGACCCGGCCCGGCACCGGCTCGTGACCGCCGCCTCCTGCACCACCAACTGCCTGGCCCCGGTGGTGCAGGTGGTGCACCGGAGCTTCGGCATCCGCCACGGCGCGATCACGACGCTGCACGACGTGACCAACACCCAGGTGCCGATCGACACGTTCAAGGGCGATCTGCGGCGGGCCCGCAGCAGCCTGCAGAGCCTGATCCCCACCAGCACGGGATCAGCCCGTGCCATCGGCCTGATCTTCCCCGAGCTGCAGGGGCGGCTCAACGGCCACGCCGTGCGGGTGCCGCTGCTGAACGCCTCCCTGACCGACGCCGTGTTCGAGCTGGAGCGGCCGGTGACGGCCGAGCAGGTCAACGACGCCTTCCGCGAGGCGGCCGCCGGGGCCCTGAAGGGGATTCTCGGCGTCGAGGAGCGCCCCCTGGTGTCGGTCGACTTTCTCAACGACAGCCGCAGTGCCATCGTCGATGCCCTGTCCACCCTGGTGGTGAACGGGACCCAGCTCAAGGTCTACACCTGGTACGACAACGAGTGGGGCTACAGCTGCCGCATGGCCGACCTGGCCGTTCACCTGGCGGCCGCCGACGCCGACGGTGCCGCCGGCGCGGCGCAGCCTGTGGCGGCAGCCGCCGTTGTGGGGGGCTGA
- a CDS encoding helix-turn-helix transcriptional regulator, with amino-acid sequence MSASSPSPVVVLDAELARQRLKALADPVRLSVVQALGGGERCVCDLTADLGLAQSRLSFHLRVLREAGLLSDRQEGRWVYYRLEPAALESLSTWLTSLGRGAPLSPSRCC; translated from the coding sequence ATGAGCGCGTCCTCCCCGTCTCCCGTTGTTGTGCTCGACGCCGAGCTGGCCCGGCAACGGCTCAAGGCCCTGGCCGATCCGGTGCGCCTCAGCGTCGTGCAGGCCCTCGGCGGCGGGGAGCGCTGCGTCTGCGATCTCACCGCCGATCTGGGCCTGGCCCAGTCACGGCTGTCGTTTCACCTGCGGGTGCTGCGCGAGGCGGGTCTTCTCAGCGACCGCCAGGAGGGCCGCTGGGTCTATTACCGCCTCGAGCCGGCGGCGCTGGAGAGCCTGAGCACCTGGCTGACCAGCCTTGGACGGGGCGCCCCGCTCAGTCCGTCGCGCTGCTGCTGA
- a CDS encoding GGDEF domain-containing protein translates to MAVPTAELQNKADRYYFSEAMTLPPGAVYLSPLDLNKERGQIEQPLKPMIRVAIPLFSEAGERRGIVIVNYLASNLLDDLSRSSEQLEENPMLDPHLILINREGFWLRGPDPATDWEFMYERDSSFLSRYPEVFAAMRRSPQRQLQQERLATGLWTWQTLNPLDRMLEAQNPRFCPDPQQAQASSRSINSCLWIVASRVSPAQLTAITRAGYRSTLGVAAILLLTLALASLAVGNLLEERARQQRELKRLASTDTLTGLPNRRTFMTELRQATRIVRRHPHFSVGVIMLDLDHFKAVNDTYGHAAGDAVLKHVSAVIRRSLRESDTGSRLDSMEFADSSGRLGGEEFAVLLRSTSLTGVREMGERLRRALESSPVAIDDGTLTVTMSLGGSLIDAADVSGEEALMRADRALYAAKDGGRNRMATLEAGDAEPKPVSSSATD, encoded by the coding sequence GTGGCCGTTCCCACAGCCGAGCTGCAAAACAAGGCCGACCGCTACTACTTCAGTGAAGCGATGACCCTGCCTCCAGGGGCGGTGTATCTCTCGCCGCTGGATCTCAACAAGGAGCGCGGCCAGATCGAGCAGCCGCTGAAGCCGATGATCCGCGTGGCGATTCCCCTCTTCAGTGAGGCCGGGGAGCGGCGCGGCATCGTGATCGTCAACTACCTGGCCAGCAATCTGCTCGACGACCTCAGCCGCTCCTCCGAGCAGCTGGAGGAGAATCCGATGCTGGATCCGCACCTGATACTGATCAACCGGGAGGGCTTCTGGTTGCGCGGCCCCGATCCGGCAACGGACTGGGAATTCATGTACGAGCGCGACTCGAGCTTCCTCAGCCGCTACCCGGAGGTGTTCGCGGCCATGCGGCGCAGCCCCCAGCGCCAGCTGCAACAGGAGCGTCTGGCCACCGGCCTCTGGACCTGGCAGACGCTCAACCCGCTCGATCGGATGCTGGAGGCCCAGAACCCCCGCTTCTGCCCCGATCCCCAGCAGGCCCAGGCCTCCAGCCGCAGCATCAACAGCTGCCTCTGGATCGTGGCCTCACGGGTGAGTCCGGCCCAGCTGACGGCGATCACCAGGGCCGGCTACCGCAGCACGCTCGGCGTGGCCGCGATCCTTCTGCTGACCCTGGCCCTGGCCAGCCTGGCCGTGGGCAACCTGCTGGAGGAGCGGGCCCGCCAGCAGCGCGAACTGAAACGGCTGGCCAGCACCGACACCCTCACCGGGCTGCCCAACCGGCGCACCTTCATGACGGAGCTGCGGCAGGCGACCCGGATCGTGCGCCGCCACCCCCACTTCAGCGTGGGGGTGATCATGCTCGACCTCGATCACTTCAAGGCCGTGAATGACACCTACGGCCACGCGGCGGGCGATGCCGTGCTGAAGCACGTGAGCGCCGTGATCCGCCGCAGCCTGCGGGAATCCGACACGGGCAGCCGCCTCGACAGCATGGAGTTCGCCGACAGCAGCGGCCGGCTCGGCGGCGAGGAATTCGCCGTGCTGCTGCGGTCCACTTCGCTCACCGGAGTGCGAGAGATGGGTGAGCGGCTGCGCCGCGCTCTGGAGAGCAGCCCGGTTGCGATCGATGACGGGACCCTCACGGTCACCATGAGCCTGGGGGGCAGCCTGATCGATGCCGCCGATGTCAGCGGGGAGGAGGCGCTGATGCGGGCGGACCGGGCTCTGTACGCCGCCAAGGACGGCGGCCGCAACCGGATGGCGACCCTGGAAGCGGGCGATGCCGAACCGAAACCCGTCAGCAGCAGCGCGACGGACTGA